Proteins found in one Nitrospirota bacterium genomic segment:
- the prcA gene encoding proteasome subunit alpha: MPLPYYVSPEQMMQDKAEYAKKGIAKGRSIIAMEYDDGVLLVADNPSLSLFKVSEVYDSIAFSGAGKYSEFENLRKAGIRHADLKGFTYSREDVTARSLANAYSQTLGTIFSQELKPLEVEILVVQVGEPGHVNEMYRISFDGSIFDERGFTAIGGRAEALQVFLKERYKNGPLPLKTALSICIAGLENVTNQKLTLEGLEIAVLDRTRPGRKFRRISPAESRQLLA, encoded by the coding sequence ATGCCGCTCCCGTACTACGTGTCCCCCGAGCAGATGATGCAGGACAAGGCAGAGTATGCCAAAAAGGGCATCGCCAAGGGCCGGTCCATCATCGCGATGGAGTACGACGACGGCGTGTTGCTGGTGGCCGACAACCCCAGCCTGTCTCTCTTCAAGGTTTCCGAAGTCTATGACAGCATCGCATTTTCCGGGGCGGGCAAGTACAGCGAGTTCGAGAATCTGCGGAAGGCCGGCATTCGCCATGCGGACCTCAAGGGCTTCACGTACAGCCGCGAGGATGTCACCGCCCGCTCCCTGGCCAACGCCTATTCGCAGACCCTCGGCACCATCTTCAGCCAGGAGCTCAAGCCCTTGGAGGTGGAGATCCTCGTCGTCCAAGTCGGAGAGCCAGGTCACGTGAACGAGATGTACCGGATCTCCTTTGACGGGAGCATCTTCGACGAGCGGGGTTTCACGGCGATCGGCGGCCGCGCCGAGGCGCTGCAGGTCTTTCTCAAGGAGCGGTACAAGAACGGGCCGCTTCCCTTGAAGACGGCGCTCTCGATCTGCATCGCCGGCCTCGAGAACGTCACGAACCAGAAGTTGACGCTCGAAGGGCTGGAGATCGCCGTGCTGGACCGTACGCGCCCTGGGCGCAAGTTCCGCCGGATTTCCCCGGCCGAGTCGCGCCAACTCCTGGCCTGA
- the pafA gene encoding Pup--protein ligase produces the protein MRPRIFGLENEYGLIFSPNGRIYLPMEKVLGYIFEGLIPNSWPSNAFLVNGARFYQDTGCHPEYSTPECDNVLDLVVHDKAGERLLEACLPAAEERLREEGLSGEIYIFKNNTDSLGNTYGCHENYLMRRDVDFWKVTEQLIPFFVTRQVYAGSGKVLKVSGKPQYFISQRAQHIHEKTSSSTTSSRSIINTRDEPHADAEKYRRLHIIVGDSNMSEYATYLKVGVAALVLSMVEDGFTVHGTELEDPVKAIREISRDPTLKKKVKLDDGRQLSAIEIQRVYLERAHDYLSTQSHDPVMADLWAKWSDVLDRLEDDPMQLSREVDWVCKKLLIQSYVDKKGCGWDDPRVFLMDLQYHDVKRTRGLYYLLEARDLAERIVDEEDVQRAMSMPPQTTRAKVRGDFIRFARAKNRSYTVDWTYLKLNGYWEETILCMDPFSAINRRVEELVSQVSGLRFYR, from the coding sequence ATGCGACCACGCATCTTCGGCCTGGAGAACGAGTACGGCTTGATCTTCTCCCCCAACGGCCGGATCTACCTGCCGATGGAGAAGGTGCTGGGGTACATCTTCGAGGGGTTGATCCCCAACAGCTGGCCGTCCAACGCCTTTCTCGTCAACGGGGCGCGTTTCTACCAGGACACCGGCTGCCATCCGGAATATTCCACCCCGGAATGTGACAACGTCCTGGACCTGGTCGTTCACGACAAGGCCGGGGAACGACTGCTGGAAGCCTGTTTGCCGGCGGCCGAGGAGCGGCTGCGCGAAGAAGGCCTCTCGGGCGAGATCTACATTTTCAAGAACAACACGGATTCCCTGGGTAACACGTACGGCTGCCACGAAAACTACCTCATGCGTCGGGACGTGGACTTCTGGAAAGTGACGGAACAGCTCATCCCCTTCTTCGTGACCCGCCAGGTCTACGCCGGCTCGGGCAAGGTGCTGAAAGTCTCCGGCAAGCCCCAGTATTTCATCTCGCAGCGAGCCCAGCACATCCACGAGAAGACCTCCTCCTCGACGACCTCCTCCCGCAGCATCATCAATACGCGGGACGAGCCTCACGCCGACGCGGAGAAGTATCGCCGGCTCCACATCATCGTGGGTGATTCCAACATGTCGGAATACGCCACGTACCTGAAAGTCGGCGTCGCGGCCCTCGTCCTCTCGATGGTCGAAGACGGCTTTACGGTGCACGGCACGGAGTTGGAGGACCCGGTCAAGGCCATCCGCGAGATCTCGCGTGACCCGACGCTGAAGAAGAAGGTCAAGCTGGACGACGGCCGCCAGCTGAGCGCGATCGAGATCCAGCGCGTCTACCTCGAGCGGGCGCACGACTATCTGAGCACGCAATCCCATGATCCGGTCATGGCGGACCTGTGGGCCAAGTGGAGCGATGTCCTGGACCGGCTAGAAGATGATCCGATGCAGTTGTCCCGAGAGGTCGATTGGGTCTGCAAGAAGCTGCTCATCCAATCGTACGTGGACAAGAAAGGCTGCGGATGGGATGATCCGCGCGTCTTTCTCATGGATCTCCAGTATCACGACGTGAAGCGGACCCGAGGCCTCTATTATCTGCTGGAGGCTCGTGATCTGGCGGAGCGGATCGTGGACGAGGAGGATGTGCAGCGGGCCATGTCGATGCCGCCTCAAACGACGCGGGCCAAAGTTCGGGGCGACTTCATCCGGTTTGCCCGCGCCAAAAACCGGTCTTACACCGTGGACTGGACCTATTTGAAGCTGAACGGCTACTGGGAGGAGACGATCCTCTGCATGGATCCGTTCAGCGCCATCAACCGCCGGGTCGAGGAGTTGGTGTCCCAGGTGTCGGGCTTGCGATTTTACCGATGA